From the genome of Bombus huntii isolate Logan2020A chromosome 14, iyBomHunt1.1, whole genome shotgun sequence, one region includes:
- the LOC126873181 gene encoding T-box transcription factor T, with protein MQPAPATPGSPTRSSCCERDREREVHEDRGRERNSAGRQSRTTAEEDHEERSNERTVISGQNLGTMTVSGNQGLPLSLSLEDRDLWTKFQCLTNEMIVTKNGRRMFPVVKVVARGLEPKAMYTLLLEFVQVDPHRWKYVNGEWVPGGKAEVAPPNPIYIHPESPNFGSHWMKEAVSFAKVKLTNKSNGNGQIMLNSLHKYEPRVHLVRVDAVEERTVLTYRYPETQFIAVTAYQNEEVTNLKIKYNPFAKAFLDAKERPADPQTYPQYTGAWFLPQPTMGYEYNTATAIAAAQNQASVTVNNHLPNSCTVSTAAHRNTCRSAPYALRHKYIQDEQRTDPYGSVQLLHSTAYVAAPGWSPRSPESLQNLNPACLPPTQEWPTSPSPSPTSSSHAVFSRGVVGTASPTTATGCTLYVPSNLSSVPQEHSHCTDTSAWIHPTTLSEQQQQQQQSYLNLNLHLHHQMSSYTSVPHTGLHHSLHPNGTDAVPSVDEYVHEYHASPVQSTTPDRHSQHHHSQMLHMQPIQQTGTVSPVSVEYDTPSKEHHISVSYSEQNTDTLNDVQADENRRYLTTVIDRHHRQDSDIANNEHQAAAWTPLTPPPAPQTTAI; from the exons ATGCAGCCAGCACCGGCTACACCTGGTTCTCCAACACGGTCATCCTGTTGTGAACGAGATCGCGAGAGGGAAGTGCACGAAGATCGTGGAAGGGAACGGAACAGCGCTGGAAGACAAAGTCGGACGACCGCCGAGGAGGACCACGAAGAGAGAAGCAACGAGAGGACGGTGATTTCGGGACAGAACCTTGGTACCATGACTGTCAGCGGAAATCAGGGATTGCCTCTTTCTTTGTCTCTCGAGGACAGAGATTTGTGGACCAAGTTCCAGTGTTTGACCAATGAAATGATTGTTACGAAAAATGGAAG ACGCATGTTTCCTGTAGTCAAAGTGGTTGCAAGGGGGTTGGAACCGAAAGCTATGTACACTCTTCTTCTCGAATTCGTTCAAGTGGATCCACACAG ATGGAAATACGTTAACGGAGAATGGGTCCCAGGCGGAAAAGCGGAAGTCGCCCCACCAAATCCGATTTACATCCATCCTGAGAGTCCAAATTTTGGATCTCATTGGATGAAAGAAGCGGTATCGTTCGCTAAAGTGAAGCTGACAAACAAATCCAATGGAAACGGTCAAATTATGCTAAACTCCCTACACAAATATGAACCTCGAGTTCATCTAGTTCGTGTAGACGCGGTGGAGGAAAGAACG GTGTTGACTTACCGTTATCCTGAGACGCAATTCATAGCGGTGACAGCTTACCAGAACGAAGAAGtcacaaatttgaaaattaaatacaatccTTTCGCGAAAGCGTTCCTCGATGCTAAAGAAAGACCTGCCGATCCGCAAACCTATCCGCAAT ACACCGGCGCTTGGTTTTTGCCACAACCTACTATGGGATACGAATATAACACAGCCACGGCCATTGCGGCCGCACAAAATCAAGCGTCAGTGACGGTCAATAACCATCTCCCTAATTCTTGTACCGTTTCTACAGCTGCCCATAGGAATACCTGCAGATCGGCGCCTTACGctcttagacataaatacattCAAGATG AACAACGCACAGATCCATACGGCTCAGTACAACTGTTGCATTCCACAGCGTATGTAGCAGCACCAGGTTGGTCACCACGCAGTCCAGAATCCCTGCAGAACCTAAATCCAGCTTGCCTACCGCCCACGCAGGAATGGCCCACGTCTCCTTCACCGTCACCAACCTCATCCTCTCACGCGGTATTCAGTAGAGGCGTTGTTGGAACTGCGTCTCCAACCACCGCTACAGGATGTACTCTATATGTACCATCAAACTTATCTTCTGTCCCTCAAGAGCATAGTCATTGCACCGATACTTCAGCTTGGATTCATCCTACAACTTTGTCAGagcaacaacagcagcaacaacaatCTTACTTGAACTTAAACTTACATTTACATCACCAGATGTCATCTTATACATCAGTTCCTCACACAGGGTTACATCATTCTCTACACCCAAATGGAACAGATGCTGTTCCTTCTGTCGACGAGTATGTTCACGAATATCATGCCTCTCCAGTTCAATCTACAACGCCTGATCGTCACTCACAGCATCACCATTCTCAAATGTTACACATGCAACCAATTCAACAAACTGGAACAGTATCACCTGTTAGTGTCGAATATGATACTCCTTCTAAGGAACATCATATATCTGTTAGTTATTCTGAACAAAACACGGATACGTTGAATGATGTACAGGCAGATGAAAACAGGAGATATTTGACAACGGTGATCGATAGACATCACCGGCAAGATTCGGATATTGCGAATAACGAACATCAAGCTGCAGCGTGGACTCCACTGACACCACCGCCTGCACCACAAACTACAGCAATTTGA
- the LOC126873185 gene encoding E3 ubiquitin-protein ligase parkin, protein MSFFFGFIRSVFLKMLQLIWFSKRKLTNSLSIYVKTNTGNTFPVDLDPKWDIKNVKEVVAFQMGISPEDIKIIFAGKELHNSTIIEECDLGQQSILHAIRTSSQRLNKNKGTNTIDESLEISELNDSGGKPMNETLTDLPLDESDPQENLTMEEKHENPAHFFVYCSTPCKAVTVGKLRVRCATCNSGAVTVDRDPQCWPDVLQSKRITVHCENDFCPAPTFVSSDTESQVLYARFYFKCGKHASLGEGDEAVPLYLIKPNLRRIPCLACTDVRDMVLVFPCEAGHVTCLDCFKDYCSIRLRERQFQFDDIKGYYTLPCPTGCQNSFIPEVHHFHLLTSEQYEQYQRFSTEEYVLRAGGVLCPRPDCGMGIIPESPDDNSEECRKIQCIGGCGYVFCRRCLQGYHLGECELQPSESLNTIHRSGYSVDPRRANDAKWDEASNKTIRILTKPCPKCRTPTERDGGCMHMVCTRAGCNYHWCWVCQTEWTRDCMGNHWFG, encoded by the exons ATGAGTTTCTTCTTTGGCTTCATACGGAGTGTGTTTCTTAAGATGTTGCAACTAATTTGGTTTAGTAAAcgaaaattaacaaattcaTTGAGTATATACGTGAAAACCAATACTGGAAATACATTCCCCGTTGATTTGGACCCAAAATGGGATATAAAGAACGTAAAAGAGGTAGTGGCATTTCAAATGGGAATATCACCTGAGgacataaaaataatatttgcagGGAAAGAGCTGCATAATTCAACGATAATAGAA GAATGCGATTTGGGTCAACAAAGTATATTACATGCAATTCGAACTTCATCACAGaggttaaataaaaataaaggtACTAACACCATTGATGAGTCTTTAGAAATATCTGAATTAAATGATAGCGGAGGAAAGCCAATGAATGAAACTCTTACCGATTTACCATTAGATGAGTCAGATCCACAAGAAAATTTAACCATGGAAG agaaACATGAAAATCCAGCACATTTTTTTGTATATTGTTCAACACCATGCAAAGCTGTCACAGTTGGTAAATTAAGAGTCAGATGTGCAACCTGTAATAGCGGAGCAGTTACGGTAGATAGAGATCCTCAGTGTTGGCCAGATGTATTACAATCAAAAAGAATAACAGTTCATTGTGAAAATGATTTTTGTCCAGCACCCACATTTGTATCCAGTGACACTGAATCCCAAGTTTTATATGCacgtttttatttcaaatgtGGGAAACATGCTAGTTTAGGAGAAGGAGACGAGGCTGTTCCTCTGTATCTTATAAAACCAAATTTAAGAAGAATACCTTGCCTTGCCTGTACAGATGTTAG GGATATGGTCTTGGTCTTCCCATGTGAAGCTGGCCATGTAACTTGCCTTGATTGTTTCAAAGACTATTGTTCAATTCGTCTAAGAGAACGTCAATTTCAATTTGATGACATTAAAGGATACTATACGCTTCCATGCCCAACAGGATGTCAAAATTCTTTCATTCCAGAAGTacatcattttcatcttcttacCTCTGAGCAG TACGAACAGTATCAGAGATTTAGTACAGAAGAATATGTTTTACGTGCTGGTGGAGTTTTATGTCCAAGACCAGATTGTGGCATGGGCATTATACCAGAATCACCAGATGATAATAGTGAAGAATGTAGAAAGATTCAATGTATTGGTGGTTGTGGG TACGTTTTTTGTAGACGATGTTTACAAGGCTACCATTTAGGAGAATGTGAATTACAACCATCTGAGTCTTTGAATACAATACATAGATCTGGGTATTCAGTTGATCCACGGAGAGCTAACGAT GCAAAATGGGATGAAGCCAGCAATAAAACTATTAGAATTTTAACAAAACCTTGTCCAAAGTGTAGAACACCAACTGAAAGAGATG GAGGATGCATGCACATGGTTTGTACTAGAGCTGGATGTAATTACCATTGGTGCTGGGTATGTCAAACAGAATGGACAAGAGATTGCATGGGCAATCATTGGTTTggataa
- the LOC126872777 gene encoding uncharacterized protein LOC126872777 produces MSSSSEKPHRRHTVSTCKRSWNFCSTPLKEKPKRPSSISISGVDSNPSSAKEQSKNQILVRISDGKQKRKQRKLQQKTSKLKGTVRGNRGKEKKKETRKKKCKTKKSIVKVNPNTDWETCNEDSRLPPINKSTEKFSQKATSESDSSVLFKDLRSPERIREAPCFVEDRLQSPILLPRAWESPERLDFKENEGKLPVKDLPFSRLFDDSDDEEDALCLRKENIVNTYLGLGNRAKNKNDIRIEKCKQWLINVSAPTTSSDILWNEFVKNNCKDISRYLVPTSNTQKSRIKKYRQTSNRNEKDEYSIIQNDHEERSIFKEVKSELPEDMDIVRGYWDKSSQKWVRVRYRPDVYNFLNNKEDNFGGMTLNQFLQKCRDQKEQVDESESFSSSPPSSHSRSPFSSYPGSPLIYLQNTKKNVKDLKSNSNNKRKRTKSFLDDFESKRSRTTMANVSNLELQRINQIRRFALRLKKKRMMVDNEMPSSSKDTNSDCRIRSLKRVSKNELDDREKDKKRLRLIKMKDKPTIKSIEILNGVKKYKLAERK; encoded by the exons atgtcTTCTTCGTCTGAGAAGCCACATAGAAGACACACTGTAAGTACCTGCAAAAGAAGTTGGAATTTTTGTAGTACACCATTAAAAGAGAAACCTAAGCGGCCAAGTAGCATAAGCATATCTGGAGTTGATTCCAATCCTTCCTCGGCAAAAGAACAAAGTAAAAACCAAATTTTAGTTAGAATTTCCGATGGCAAGCaaaagaggaaacaaaggAAATTACAGCAAAAGACATCGAAATTAAAAGGAACTGTGAGAGGTAATCGtgggaaagaaaagaagaaagaaacaagaaaaaagaaatgcaaAACAAAGAAATCGATTGTAAAGGTAAATCCTAATACAGATTGGGAAACGTGTAACGAAGATTCCCGTCTACCTCCAATTAACAAATCAACAGAGAAATTTTCCCAAAAAGCTACTTCTGAATCTGACAGTAGTGTCTTGTTTAAAGACTTAAGATCGCCAGAAAGGATTCGGGAAGCTCCTTGTTTTGTCGAAGATCGTTTACAGTCGCCGATTTTGCTACCGCGTGCATGGGAAAGTCCAGAAAGACTTGATTTTAAAGAGAATGAAGGTAAACTTCCTGTGAAAGATTTACCTTTTTCTCGTCTATTCGATGATTCTGATGACGAGGAGGATGCATTATGTCtaa gaaaagaaaatatagttAATACGTATCTAGGTCTCGGAAACAGAGCAAAGAACAAAAATGATATAAGAATTGAAAAATGCAAGCAGTGGTTGATCAATGTATCAGCTCCAACAACATCAAGTGATATTCTCTGGAatgaatttgttaaaaataattgtaaagaTATCAGCAGGTATCTTGTACCAACTAGTAACACACAAAAATCacgaataaagaaatataggCAAACGAGCAACAGGAATGAAAAag ATGAATATTCTATAATCCAAAATGATCATGAAGAAAgatctatttttaaagaggtTAAATCAGAGTTGCCTGAAGATATGGATATTGTGCGTGGATATTGGGATAAATCTTCGCAAAAATGGGTTCGAGTTCGCTATAGACCCGACGTGtacaattttcttaataataaagAAGATAATTTTGGAGGGATGACTCTAAATCAATTTCTTCAAAAGTGCAGGGATCAAAAAGAACAAGTAGATGAATCAGAATCTTTTTCTAGTTCTCCTCCTAGTTCTCATTCTAGATCGCCTTTTAGTTCCTATCCTGGTTCTcctttaatatatttgcagaatactaaaaaaaatgtcaaagatttaaaaagtaattcgaataacaagagaaaaagaacaaaaagttTTCTTGATGATTTCGAATCGAAGAGATCCAGAACAACAATGGCGAATGTATCAAACTTGGAACTGCAAAGGATAAATCAAATACGTCGATTCGCATTACGattaaagaaaaagagaatgaTGGTTGACAACGAAATGCCTTCATCTTCAAAAGATACTAATTCTGATTGTAGAATACGTTCACTGAAAAGAGTGAGTAAAAATGAATTGGATGacagagaaaaagataaaaaaagacTAAGGCTGATCAAAATGAAAGATAAACCTACGATTAAATCGATAGAAATATTAAACggtgtaaaaaaatataaactggCCGAACGAAAGTAG